Proteins from a genomic interval of Brachybacterium vulturis:
- a CDS encoding MFS transporter codes for MSTQQTSLAPQQGSTLFRAAGPAYFPIAFIARFPFAMMVVGTLTLVVSARESIALGGLNSAVVGLGAALIGPLLGAAADRIGQRRVILVSGIVNSLALLAMAAIAFSSLPDLAVLAVGFLIGASSPQIGPFSRTRLVQLILTKLPPARRSHSLDGTMGYESAADETAFVFGPLVVGLLATTLNPAAPMIGAAVLTLVFVTAFALHPTAQVAVPTTEEPAIQAPARELRSLRVLVVVAGALGVGLFFGTVLTSLTAFLADSARGDSAGLVYGVMGIGSTILALSITLFPGRFRLFARWLVFSSLMLAAMIGFGLAGGLTGLIWAMAIAGIGIGPTIVTLFSLAAERSPQGRSATVMTMLGSATIVGQSAASALTGAVAESAGSQVAMWLPVGAAALVMLAAVVNALACRKPATAAPDGHELGDAEVRAEARALTELPTEHL; via the coding sequence ATGAGCACTCAGCAGACATCCCTCGCACCGCAGCAGGGCAGCACCCTGTTCCGCGCCGCCGGCCCCGCCTACTTCCCCATCGCCTTCATCGCCCGCTTCCCCTTCGCGATGATGGTGGTCGGCACTCTCACCCTCGTCGTCTCGGCCCGTGAGTCGATCGCGCTGGGCGGGCTGAACTCGGCGGTCGTCGGCCTCGGCGCCGCCCTCATCGGTCCCCTGCTCGGCGCCGCCGCCGACCGGATCGGCCAGCGCCGGGTCATCCTCGTCTCCGGGATCGTGAACTCCCTGGCCCTGCTCGCGATGGCAGCGATCGCCTTCAGCTCGCTGCCCGACCTGGCCGTGCTCGCCGTCGGCTTCCTGATCGGCGCCTCCTCCCCGCAGATCGGCCCGTTCTCCCGCACTCGGCTGGTCCAGCTGATCCTCACGAAGCTGCCCCCTGCCCGTCGGTCGCACAGCCTCGACGGCACCATGGGCTACGAATCCGCGGCCGACGAGACCGCCTTCGTGTTCGGGCCCCTGGTGGTGGGCCTGCTGGCGACCACGCTGAACCCGGCCGCCCCCATGATCGGTGCCGCGGTGCTGACGCTGGTGTTCGTCACCGCCTTCGCCCTGCACCCCACCGCGCAGGTCGCCGTCCCGACCACCGAGGAGCCCGCCATCCAGGCCCCGGCCCGGGAGCTGCGCTCCCTCCGGGTGCTGGTGGTGGTCGCCGGCGCGCTCGGGGTCGGCCTCTTCTTCGGCACCGTGCTGACCTCGCTGACGGCCTTCCTCGCCGACTCCGCTCGCGGCGACTCCGCCGGGCTGGTCTACGGCGTGATGGGCATCGGCTCCACGATCCTCGCCCTCAGCATCACCCTGTTCCCGGGGCGGTTCCGGCTGTTCGCGCGCTGGCTGGTGTTCTCCTCCCTGATGCTCGCGGCCATGATCGGCTTCGGGCTGGCCGGCGGGCTCACCGGACTGATCTGGGCGATGGCGATCGCCGGCATCGGCATCGGGCCGACGATCGTGACCCTGTTCAGCCTGGCCGCGGAGCGCTCACCGCAGGGTCGCTCGGCGACCGTGATGACGATGCTGGGCTCGGCCACGATCGTCGGCCAGTCCGCCGCCTCGGCCCTGACCGGCGCGGTCGCCGAGAGCGCCGGTTCCCAGGTCGCGATGTGGCTGCCGGTCGGTGCGGCCGCGCTCGTGATGCTCGCCGCCGTGGTGAACGCACTCGCGTGCCGTAAGCCGGCCACCGCCGCTCCGGACGGGCACGAGCTCGGCGACGCGGAGGTCCGGGCGGAGGCGCGGGCGCTCACCGAGCTGCCCACCGAGCACCTCTGA
- a CDS encoding Abi family protein, whose product MIRSARPRGSLTFDKPPLTHGELVDRMIDRGLRVPEPARAARYLRHIGYYRLSPYAIPFQQDGSDHLFRAGASFDDLLDLYVFDRTLRLLVMDALERVEVAVRAALTDHMSTIHDDSHWYTDSSHFHHSGRHVTLMRIVRDTCDARLRGSPDAGEDSLVHGAALEHYLTTYDVPELPPSWLMVETLSIGQLSSLYRNLRLRSDRTAVAKSIGLTAPVLESWMGTYVRVRNVCAHHGRLWNLGLGTYPAIPASSSISWLESSSALPDRSRKRLYPVLISLQSVLNVVSPRSSWARRLHQLLSGRPHMNLAGMGVPENWADDDFWRRHIS is encoded by the coding sequence ATGATTCGCTCCGCGCGGCCTCGCGGGTCACTCACCTTCGACAAGCCACCCCTCACACACGGCGAGCTGGTCGATCGAATGATCGATCGCGGCCTTCGGGTCCCGGAGCCTGCGAGGGCAGCAAGATACTTGCGACACATCGGCTACTACCGGCTCTCGCCCTACGCCATCCCCTTCCAGCAAGACGGGTCCGACCATCTTTTTCGGGCAGGGGCATCCTTCGACGATCTGCTCGATCTCTATGTGTTCGACCGCACTCTGCGTCTGCTGGTCATGGATGCACTCGAACGGGTGGAAGTCGCCGTTCGCGCGGCCCTCACGGACCACATGTCGACCATTCACGACGACTCGCACTGGTATACGGATAGTTCGCACTTCCATCACTCGGGTCGTCACGTCACGCTCATGAGAATCGTTCGAGACACCTGCGATGCACGCCTACGCGGTTCTCCTGACGCCGGCGAAGACTCGCTCGTCCACGGCGCTGCTCTCGAGCACTACCTCACGACGTACGACGTGCCTGAGCTCCCTCCGTCGTGGCTCATGGTGGAGACTCTTTCGATCGGGCAGCTCAGCAGTTTGTACCGGAATCTCCGACTCCGCTCTGATCGGACCGCGGTGGCCAAGAGCATCGGCCTGACGGCACCGGTACTGGAGTCCTGGATGGGTACGTATGTCCGCGTACGTAACGTCTGCGCGCACCACGGGCGGCTCTGGAACCTCGGTCTGGGTACCTACCCAGCGATCCCGGCCTCGTCCTCGATCTCGTGGCTGGAGAGTTCGAGCGCGCTGCCGGATCGTTCGAGGAAGCGTCTGTACCCGGTCCTGATATCGCTCCAGTCGGTGCTCAACGTGGTCTCCCCGCGAAGCAGCTGGGCGCGCAGGCTCCATCAGTTGCTCAGCGGGCGCCCACACATGAACCTCGCCGGGATGGGGGTCCCCGAGAACTGGGCAGACGATGACTTCTGGAGGCGGCACATATCCTGA
- a CDS encoding dicarboxylate/amino acid:cation symporter, with the protein MSISTSSPTATPARRNPLRAIVGIPFGWQVLIGLILGVILGLVAAQIGPVPGAGEDGGDGANWLTTTLQTIGSIFVTLLKALVPPLIFLAIVTSIANLRNVTNAARLAWKTLLWFAITALIAVSIGIALGAVTSPGANSGVTADAAKASDTQGGWMDFLNGLVPSNFLGISGSAGDDGSVSLSFNALQILVISIAVGIAVLSIGDKAEPFLRFTGSALEIVQKLLWWVIRLAPIGTVGLLGNAVASYGWDAIGSLGVFVADVYIGMAIVLLVVYPVLLKLNGLSIGSFFRGVWPATSLGFVSRSSLGTMPMTKSVTERMGVPSHYASFAVPLGATTKMDGCAAIYPALAAIFVANFYGVPLGITDYLLIVLVSVLGSAATAGMTGATVMLTLTLSTLGLPLEGVGLLLAIDPILDMGRTALNVTGQALVPVIVAKREKILDRPAYDAARRTSFQAIQAEQAREAEDLADVDAPAVAAGTTHSADGDREAQPATA; encoded by the coding sequence GTGAGCATCTCCACTTCCTCCCCCACGGCCACCCCGGCCCGGCGCAACCCGCTGCGCGCCATCGTCGGCATCCCCTTCGGCTGGCAGGTCCTGATCGGCCTGATCCTCGGCGTGATCCTCGGCCTCGTCGCCGCCCAGATCGGCCCGGTCCCGGGCGCCGGCGAGGACGGCGGTGACGGCGCGAACTGGCTGACCACCACCCTGCAGACCATCGGCTCGATCTTCGTGACGCTGCTGAAGGCACTGGTCCCGCCGCTGATCTTCCTCGCGATCGTCACCTCGATCGCCAACCTCCGCAACGTCACCAACGCCGCGCGCCTGGCCTGGAAGACCCTGCTCTGGTTCGCGATCACCGCCCTGATCGCGGTCTCGATCGGCATCGCCCTCGGCGCCGTGACCTCCCCCGGCGCGAACTCCGGGGTCACGGCCGACGCCGCGAAGGCCTCGGACACCCAGGGCGGCTGGATGGACTTCCTGAACGGTCTGGTCCCCTCGAACTTCCTGGGCATCAGCGGCTCCGCAGGCGATGACGGCTCCGTCTCCCTCAGCTTCAACGCCCTGCAGATCCTCGTCATCTCGATCGCCGTGGGCATCGCGGTGCTCTCCATCGGCGACAAGGCCGAGCCGTTCCTGAGGTTCACCGGCTCCGCCCTGGAGATCGTGCAGAAGCTGCTGTGGTGGGTCATCCGCCTCGCCCCCATCGGCACCGTCGGCCTGCTCGGCAACGCCGTGGCCAGCTACGGCTGGGACGCGATCGGCTCGCTCGGCGTGTTCGTGGCCGACGTCTACATCGGCATGGCGATCGTGCTGCTGGTGGTCTACCCGGTGCTGCTGAAGCTCAACGGCCTCTCCATCGGGTCCTTCTTCCGCGGCGTGTGGCCCGCGACCTCGCTCGGCTTCGTCTCCCGCTCCTCGCTGGGCACGATGCCGATGACCAAGTCCGTCACCGAGCGCATGGGCGTGCCCAGCCACTACGCCTCCTTCGCGGTCCCGCTGGGCGCGACCACCAAGATGGACGGCTGCGCCGCGATCTACCCGGCCCTGGCCGCGATCTTCGTCGCGAACTTCTACGGGGTGCCGCTGGGCATCACCGACTACCTGCTGATCGTGCTGGTCTCGGTGCTCGGCTCCGCCGCGACCGCCGGCATGACCGGCGCCACCGTGATGCTCACCCTCACCCTGTCCACGCTGGGCCTGCCCCTGGAGGGCGTGGGCCTGCTGCTGGCGATCGACCCCATCCTGGACATGGGCCGCACCGCCCTGAACGTCACCGGCCAGGCGCTGGTGCCCGTGATCGTCGCCAAGCGCGAGAAGATCCTGGACCGTCCCGCGTACGACGCGGCCCGTCGGACCTCCTTCCAGGCGATCCAGGCCGAGCAGGCGCGGGAGGCCGAGGACCTGGCCGACGTCGACGCACCTGCGGTCGCGGCCGGTACCACACACTCCGCCGACGGCGACCGGGAGGCACAGCCCGCCACCGCCTGA
- a CDS encoding VOC family protein yields the protein MSIFVSHTSIDCHDAYSLSEWWRTVLDYTTDPEDPNLPGHEECAIFDPASGHTLLFLEVPDQQLPAKRIHLDVRPRERPQEEEIRWLQQQGATPVADHRGQYGPGTGWLTMADPEGNQFCVLKSPSERAAFLAAND from the coding sequence ATGAGCATCTTCGTCTCCCACACCAGCATCGACTGCCACGACGCGTACTCCCTCAGCGAGTGGTGGCGGACGGTCCTGGACTACACGACCGACCCCGAGGATCCGAACCTGCCCGGGCACGAGGAATGTGCGATCTTCGATCCGGCCAGCGGCCACACCCTGCTGTTCCTCGAGGTGCCCGACCAGCAGCTGCCCGCCAAGCGCATCCATCTCGACGTGCGCCCGCGCGAGCGCCCCCAGGAGGAGGAGATCCGCTGGCTGCAGCAGCAGGGCGCCACCCCGGTCGCAGACCACCGCGGCCAGTACGGCCCCGGGACCGGATGGCTGACCATGGCGGACCCCGAGGGCAATCAGTTCTGCGTGCTCAAGTCGCCGTCCGAGCGCGCGGCATTCCTCGCCGCGAACGACTGA
- a CDS encoding DNA polymerase III subunit gamma and tau codes for MATALYRRYRPESFAEVIGQDHVTTPLRRALRAGRIGHAYLFSGPRGCGKTTSARILARCLNCAQGPTDVPCGDCDSCRDLANGGAGSLDVVEIDAASHGGVDDARELRERASFAPVRDRFKVFIIDEAHMVTSAGFNALLKLVEEPPEHVKFVFATTEPDKVIGTIRSRTHHYPFRLIPPQVLGPYLEEVCAAEGVQVGEGVMPLVVRAGGGSARDSMSVLDQLMAGAGDEGLDFPTAIALLGFTDTALLDTAVTAVAERDAAALYAAVEHVLATGHEPRRFVEDLLERMRDLIVLAAVPDRGADLLPQVPADELESMRGQAALFAPADLSQCGDLVHETLSTMSGATSPRLHLELLAARLVLRDERAALAAAGAPAPAVAQRGGAPTGGGQPGAAPPQGAPSGASEARDQARRIAQEKVEAARQARGGAAAAPAHTVAQPPAPEQQRAAPAAQGTAPTSSAPAAQGAAPTSSAPAAPAEPAAAPPEQTPWGEAAQQGAPQRPAAPAAAEQGSAAPAPSQEAAAQPSASGGIDADQVRGHWSAILDELQQIRRPSWALISQNGHVNGVHGSTLVIGFRTEGLVSAFHRGTAAQNLADAVRRIMHLEVTIEAVVGDDPGPGSGSAPSPGAGGHGGGAAGPGAAGPVAPGPGSAAGGGGPASGGPAPSGGAGGAGRPVDSSAADASAPGPEQSGRAAEAHAVVPQAGGAPGRPEQAAPVRWGDAVPAMTPREPAPAPGPEQPPAESAGQRASERAMRAAERAARTGRPGPSAERIEDFPPEPDDPFPPDPQDDYQPRTLQPTGAADGAAAAPASGARWSDALTGADERSGGSAAAAARTGPAAPAGSSEPTATGGAAASGAATAAPGRTPHGEPAEVDDEGRDSLPPEESRTYGQSALRRAIAEGRVVRSRPAERRSAGEASAGAAPAAPGPGTSAAARAAASWGTAATVPEGTAPGESGPTSQPPPASSPAEGSPAAATSWSAASPSTAAPSTAGSSTAGSSTAGSSTAAPSTIAPSSMAPPAPRSGAALVREAAQASRDAGHRVGGPRGGARAEPAADLDPTGGATRDDEDAVVATRNGREVVEKLLGGKVLEIIDENRSH; via the coding sequence GTGGCCACCGCTCTGTATCGTCGTTACCGCCCGGAGTCCTTCGCCGAAGTGATCGGCCAGGACCATGTCACCACGCCCCTGCGGCGTGCGCTGCGCGCGGGACGGATCGGCCATGCCTACCTGTTCTCGGGTCCGCGCGGCTGTGGCAAGACCACCTCGGCGCGCATCCTCGCGCGCTGTCTGAACTGCGCCCAGGGGCCGACGGATGTCCCGTGCGGTGACTGTGATTCCTGCCGTGACCTCGCCAACGGCGGCGCGGGCAGTCTCGACGTGGTGGAGATCGACGCCGCCAGCCACGGCGGCGTGGACGATGCCCGCGAGCTGCGCGAGCGGGCGTCCTTCGCCCCCGTGCGCGACCGCTTCAAGGTGTTCATCATCGACGAGGCCCATATGGTGACCTCCGCCGGGTTCAACGCCCTGCTGAAGCTGGTCGAGGAACCGCCCGAGCACGTGAAGTTCGTCTTCGCGACCACCGAGCCGGACAAGGTCATCGGCACCATCCGCTCGCGCACCCACCACTACCCCTTCCGGCTGATCCCGCCGCAGGTGCTGGGCCCCTACCTCGAGGAGGTCTGCGCGGCCGAGGGCGTGCAGGTCGGTGAGGGCGTGATGCCGCTGGTGGTGCGCGCCGGCGGCGGCTCCGCTCGCGACTCGATGTCCGTGCTGGACCAGCTGATGGCCGGCGCCGGGGACGAGGGCCTGGACTTCCCGACCGCGATCGCACTGCTGGGCTTCACCGACACCGCACTGCTGGACACCGCCGTCACTGCGGTCGCCGAGCGGGATGCGGCCGCTCTGTACGCGGCGGTCGAGCACGTGCTGGCCACCGGTCACGAGCCGCGGCGCTTCGTCGAGGACCTGCTGGAGCGGATGCGTGACCTGATCGTGCTCGCCGCCGTGCCGGATCGCGGCGCCGACCTGCTGCCGCAGGTCCCGGCCGACGAGCTCGAGAGCATGCGCGGCCAGGCGGCGCTGTTCGCCCCCGCGGATCTCTCGCAGTGCGGCGACCTGGTCCATGAGACCCTGTCGACGATGAGCGGCGCGACCTCGCCCAGGCTGCATCTCGAGCTGCTCGCGGCGCGCCTGGTGCTGCGCGATGAGCGGGCCGCGCTGGCTGCGGCCGGTGCCCCCGCTCCGGCCGTCGCTCAGCGCGGCGGTGCACCCACCGGCGGTGGGCAGCCCGGTGCGGCGCCGCCTCAGGGTGCTCCGTCCGGGGCATCGGAAGCCCGTGACCAGGCGCGACGCATCGCGCAGGAGAAGGTCGAGGCCGCACGGCAGGCCCGCGGCGGTGCGGCGGCGGCGCCCGCTCACACCGTCGCACAGCCTCCTGCGCCCGAGCAGCAGAGGGCAGCGCCGGCAGCGCAGGGGACCGCGCCGACGTCGAGCGCCCCGGCAGCGCAGGGGGCCGCGCCGACGTCGAGCGCCCCGGCGGCGCCGGCGGAGCCTGCCGCGGCACCGCCGGAGCAGACGCCATGGGGGGAGGCTGCACAGCAGGGCGCTCCGCAGCGTCCCGCGGCGCCGGCAGCCGCAGAGCAGGGCTCGGCTGCACCGGCCCCATCGCAGGAGGCCGCAGCGCAGCCCTCGGCGAGCGGTGGGATCGATGCCGATCAGGTGCGGGGCCACTGGTCCGCGATCCTGGACGAGCTGCAGCAGATCCGTCGGCCCAGCTGGGCGCTGATCTCCCAGAACGGCCACGTCAACGGCGTGCACGGCAGCACGCTGGTGATCGGGTTCCGCACCGAGGGCCTGGTCAGCGCCTTCCATCGCGGCACCGCCGCACAGAACCTGGCCGATGCGGTGCGTCGCATCATGCACCTCGAGGTCACCATCGAGGCCGTGGTCGGGGACGACCCCGGCCCCGGCTCCGGCAGTGCCCCCAGCCCCGGTGCCGGTGGCCACGGCGGAGGGGCCGCGGGGCCCGGTGCCGCGGGCCCCGTGGCGCCCGGGCCCGGCAGCGCGGCCGGTGGTGGCGGCCCTGCGAGCGGTGGCCCGGCACCGTCCGGCGGAGCAGGCGGAGCTGGTCGCCCCGTCGACAGCAGTGCGGCCGACGCCTCTGCTCCCGGCCCGGAGCAGAGCGGGCGGGCCGCCGAGGCCCATGCGGTGGTTCCGCAGGCCGGGGGAGCCCCCGGCCGTCCCGAGCAGGCGGCACCCGTCCGCTGGGGCGATGCCGTCCCCGCGATGACCCCGCGCGAGCCCGCACCCGCCCCCGGTCCCGAGCAGCCTCCTGCAGAGTCCGCGGGTCAGCGGGCCTCCGAGCGGGCGATGCGGGCTGCGGAGCGGGCCGCCCGGACCGGTCGTCCCGGTCCATCGGCCGAGCGGATCGAGGACTTCCCACCGGAGCCCGACGATCCCTTCCCGCCGGACCCCCAGGACGACTATCAGCCCCGGACCCTGCAGCCGACCGGCGCTGCAGATGGCGCAGCGGCCGCACCGGCGAGCGGTGCGCGCTGGTCCGACGCCCTGACCGGGGCCGACGAGCGCTCCGGAGGCTCGGCGGCAGCTGCGGCAAGAACCGGTCCGGCTGCCCCTGCCGGCAGCTCCGAGCCGACGGCGACCGGCGGGGCTGCGGCCTCAGGCGCCGCGACGGCCGCACCCGGCCGAACTCCGCACGGGGAGCCCGCCGAGGTGGACGACGAGGGCCGGGACAGCCTCCCGCCCGAGGAATCCCGCACCTACGGACAGAGCGCGCTGCGTCGCGCGATCGCCGAGGGCCGCGTCGTCCGCTCCCGCCCCGCAGAGCGCCGCAGCGCGGGTGAGGCCTCGGCCGGCGCCGCACCAGCGGCGCCCGGGCCGGGAACCTCTGCGGCCGCCCGCGCCGCCGCGTCCTGGGGGACCGCGGCCACCGTCCCCGAGGGCACCGCCCCTGGCGAGAGCGGCCCCACCTCGCAGCCACCACCCGCGAGCAGCCCCGCAGAGGGATCGCCCGCGGCGGCGACCTCATGGTCGGCGGCGTCGCCGTCGACCGCTGCACCCTCGACCGCTGGATCGTCGACTGCTGGATCCTCGACTGCTGGATCCTCGACTGCTGCGCCGTCCACCATTGCGCCCTCCAGCATGGCGCCGCCCGCCCCCCGCAGCGGTGCCGCGCTGGTGCGCGAGGCGGCGCAGGCCTCCCGCGATGCCGGCCACCGCGTCGGTGGGCCGCGCGGCGGCGCACGCGCGGAACCGGCGGCGGACCTCGACCCCACCGGTGGGGCGACGCGCGACGACGAGGACGCGGTGGTCGCCACCCGCAACGGTCGCGAGGTCGTCGAGAAGCTGCTCGGCGGCAAGGTCCTCGAGATCATCGACGAGAACCGCAGCCACTAG
- a CDS encoding DUF2975 domain-containing protein gives MDLELPRPPLTLVVIAEVLLGALFIVGLGALALLPGVSADVAARLPEYADLRGPLLAVANAVTILGLLALTMVAPLVRRVYGGSVLTRSSLLRVDLLVATLAGAVVLIVVGFFVISNGQAGSPFVALIQAMACLTLLALACITLVLRSLLKSAILMRAELDEVV, from the coding sequence ATGGATCTGGAACTTCCCCGCCCCCCGCTCACGCTTGTCGTCATCGCGGAAGTGCTTCTGGGGGCTCTGTTCATCGTCGGGCTCGGCGCGCTCGCACTGCTTCCCGGCGTCTCCGCGGACGTCGCCGCACGCCTTCCCGAGTACGCGGACCTTCGTGGCCCGCTGCTCGCCGTGGCGAACGCCGTCACGATTCTGGGCCTGCTCGCGCTCACGATGGTCGCGCCGCTCGTGCGCCGCGTCTACGGCGGGAGCGTGCTGACGCGATCCTCCCTGCTCCGGGTCGATCTGCTCGTGGCCACCCTCGCAGGTGCCGTCGTGCTGATCGTGGTGGGGTTCTTCGTGATCAGCAACGGGCAGGCGGGCAGCCCGTTCGTCGCGCTCATCCAGGCGATGGCCTGCCTCACCCTCCTCGCCCTGGCATGCATCACCCTCGTGCTGCGGTCGCTGTTGAAGAGCGCCATCCTCATGCGCGCTGAACTGGACGAGGTGGTGTGA